Part of the Streptomyces europaeiscabiei genome is shown below.
GCCACCGCGCCGCCGTCCAGCGCGCCGCTGCCGTGGACCGTCAGCGGGAGGGCGCCCCGGCCGTCGTCGTCGATCCGGGCGCCCAGGACGCGCAGGGCGTCGATCACGCCGTTCAGGGGACGCTCGTACGACCGGGGGTCTCCGTCGAAGCGGATGGGGCCGTCGGCGAGGGCGGCCACCGGGGGCAGGAAGCGCATGACCGTGCCCGCGTTGCCGACGTCCACCGTGGTCGGGCCGTGCAGGCCGGTGGGCAGGACGCGCCAGGCCTCTCCGGAGCCGCCCGCGACGGATGAGCTGGACGAGACGGTCTCCTCGATGCCGACGCCCATCGCGCGCAGCGCGGCCGCCATCAGGAGGGTGTCGCGGGAGCGCAGGGGGCGGCGCAGCCAGCCGGGCTCGCTCGCGAGGGCGGCGAGGACGAGGGCGCGGTTGGTGACCGACTTGGACCCCGGGACGTGGACCGTCGCGTCGACGGCTCCGCTCGCGTGGGGGGCGGGCCAGAGGGCGGGCTGTGCGTTCAGGGCCATGGGGCCCACTTTAGTGGGGGTTCGCTTCGCCGGGTTCAGCCGGTTGACGTGCGTCGCCTGCCGGGTCCGATGTCGTCGTGGCCGGTCGCGCGGTTCCCCGCGCCCCTTACGGGGCGCACCTCGGCCGCGGGTGAAAAGTTCGGGCATCAAAGAGTTTCACAGGCTCAGCAGCCAGCGGCCACCGCCGAGCAGAGCGCAGACCGACACCACGTGGAACATCACGAGCCATACCGTCGCCGGTACGTGGGTCAGGCGGGACAGTTGGTCCGCGTCCGAGTCGCCGGCGCCTCCCCGGCGGCGCTTCGCCTGGAGTTCGAACGCCGGGCGCACGCCCCCCAGCAGCAGGAACCAGACCACCGCGTAGGCGAAGGCGGCCTGGACCTGGGGGCCTGCCAGCCAGGAGACGACCACGAAGGTGCCGCCGGTGAGGACGACCGTGAGGGCGCCGTAGGCGTTGCGGATCATGACCAGCATGGCGATCAGCAGGATCGTGGCGAGCCAGAGGAGGAGGGTGATGCGGCCGGAGCCGAGTAGGGCGGCGCCGCCGAGGCCGAGGAGCGGGGGAGCGGTGTAGCCGGCGGCGGCGGTGAGGATCATGCCGAGGCCGGTGGGCTTGCCTCGGCTGACCGTGAGGCCGCTGGTGTCGGAGTGCAGCCGGATGCCGGTCAGGGTACGACCGGTGAGCAGCGCGATCAGACCGTGGCCGCCCTCGTGCGCGATGGTGATGGCGTTGCGCGAGAGCCGCCAGACGCCGTGCGGGACGATCGCCGCGAGCGCGGCGACGGCGGTGGCTATGACGACCCAGAGGTCGGGGTCCGGCTGAGTGCCGAAGACCTCGTCCCACAGGCTCGCCAGCGAGGTGACTGCGGTGCTTTCCATGTTCTGCGGTGACTCCTCGGGGTCGCGATCGACAGGGGTCGGCGCGGAGCGCCGTCGTCGGGGGGTGGTGGTCGGGTGACGGGTGGGCCTGGCAGTGTGGCACTTATGTGCGGACGGTATCTGAGACGCCGATGTAGCAGCGATCGTTCCTGGGGGCAAAAGGGCAGGTCACAGCAGGAGGTCCCCGGAATGATCCGCAGTTCTTGCTCTACCCGTGCTGACTGTGTGCTGACCTGGGGGCACCTGTGATCACCCCAGGAAACCTGTCCCGTGCTGGGCCGGTGCTGATCTCGTCTTCGAGTCGAGGAGGAACCTCTCACGGGATCCATGTGTCAAGCGGCTGCAATGAGGACGTGGGGAAGGCGACTCGTTCATCGAACAGGGTGCGAGTCTTGAGACGGTGGTGGAGCCCGCCGAGCATGCGGTTGAAGAGTTCCGGAGTGCGCCAGCATGCCAGCCACCGCTGTTCCCGGCACCGGTAGTGAGCGTTCGCTCCGCCGGACGCGGTTCCAGAGCCGAGAAGGCCAGAGGAATCCGGCATCATGCAGGCGGTTGTTCTTGAGCCGCCTTCTGCCGGCGTAGCGGCTGTTCTCGGACGCTCGGGTGATCGGTGCCGCTCCCGCGTACGCCTTCAGTCCTCGCGTGTCTGCGAACCGAGCTGGGTCGCCGCCAATTTCGGCGAGGATGCTGGCACCGAGTTGGAAGTCAGGCCCGGAAGGCTGAGCAGCACCTCAGCGTCGGGGTGCTGGCGGAACGCCTTCTCGGTCTCTTCGACCAACCTCGGGCAGCGGGCCTGCCGCTGCTGGAGGACCTCCAGCCAGCGTTCTGCCTGGGCCTTGACGCCGCGCACGCGGCCAGGCCGTCTTCAGGGACGCGCAGAACTTCCTGCGGGTCGCTGTGGCCGCTTTGGCCGGTGTCGGTGCCACCACCACGATCGCGCGGGCCTGCGGGCGGCACAGACTGTTTTGTCAGCCCGCCACGGCCGCCAAGGCTGGGCAGTACCTCCCGCAGCAGGCATCGGAGCCGGTCGGCCAGCTGCTGGCGTTTCCGGTGGCATCCTGCTGGGCCGATCTCCCGCAGTGGCGCGTTTCCTCTGTGATTCGCTGTACCAGGCCACCCACCACGTCTTCCTCGGGTTGATCGTGCCGGCTGTACTCGGGATCGGTGCGCAGCTGCTGCTGCTGCTGACGCCGCGGCGCGGCGAACCGCTCATTCTGGACTGACGGTCGGCGGTCCGCAGAAATCACTGACGAGCGAGCGGAACCACTGGTGAGCGGGGTGGTTGTGCAGCCGCTCGTGCCAAATGAGTTTGTAGCTCAGCTTCTCGGCTTCGAAGGGCAACGGGCGGATTTCCAACTCGTGCTGCTTGATGAGTGATTGGCCATGCCCGTCGATGAAACCGTTCGGCACACACGTCAACAGGTCGCTTTCCTCGACGATCCGCAAAGCGTCGGCGAAGTGGTTGACGACGGCCATGATCGTCCGGGTACGACCCTGCAGGCCGAGCCAGCCGTCGATCACACCCAGATCCATACCGGACGGTGTCACCAACACGTGGTCTGCCGAGGCAAACTGATCCAACGTCATGTCCCGCGCCAACAGGTGTCCGCGGCGCATCACGCACATGTAGTGCTCTGTGCGAAGAACCCGCACGTGGATGTCGCGAGGAAGCGCGGGAAACATCCCGACCGAGCAGTCCAATGTGCCGCGTTCGATCGCGTCCAGCGAGCTGGCGTTGGTGTGGAACGCGAAAGCGACGCGGGCATAGGGCGAGGTCTCCCTCAGTTTCAGCGTGATACCGCACACCGCTTCGGCCGCGAGGCTGTCCGTGACCGAGAGACGGAAACCGGTCGGATCCGTACGGGGATCGAAGTGCTGGGGCGCGATCGAGGACCTGATCGTCGCCAGTGAACGATGGAGCTCGGGCCAGATGGCCAGCATCCGCGACGTCGGCTGAACGCCGTCGGGGGCCCTGAGGAACAACTGGTCCTGCATCAGCTTGCGGGCACGCCGAAGCGCGTTGCTGACGGCCGGCTGGCTCATCGACAGGCTGTTCGCAGCGCGCGTCACGTTCCGCTCCAGCATCACGGCTTCGATGACCAGGAGCAGGTTGAGATCGAGGCGCATGTTATTCACCTGGGTTATGGCGATCCCCCCAGACTGTGAATTGGACCCATTCCGAGCATTGAGCCACGCTATCAGCACTAACGCGCCGGACTTGCCGGGCTGGGGTCGCCCGGATTCCAGTCAGCGACTGGCGTCCGAGATGCGAGACGTGGAAAGGATATTCGCCGAGATGATAGACGCTCCTCTCGGAGACGTGCTACCGAAGCTGACCGGAAAGATCAGTCCGGAGCGCATTCGTCTGATGCGCACCCCACGGCCGCCACAGGGCCTGATCGAGGGGTTCAAGCGCATCACCGACGCGACCAGCGTCGTCTCCGACATCATGGACGAGCTGGGGATCACCGGAGCGATCGGCACCTCGGTTCTCAGGCCGACCCTGCCGACCGCAAGCATCGTCGGACCGGCGCTCACGGTGCGCAACATCGTGCAGCGTGAGCCGGTTCATGAAACGGCGCCCGGCCATGTGAATCGCATGGCGGAGTTCGAGGCGCACAACCTGGCCCTGCCCGGCGACATCGTTGTGATCGACGGTGTCGCAGGCATCTCGAACATGGGCGGGATTTCGGCGCAGACCGGAAAGCGGCAAGGTGAAGCCGGCGCCGTCATCTCCGGCGGAATCCGCGATGTCGGCCATTCCCGGCGGGTGGACTATCCGATCTGGGCCACGGAGATCACCCCGGTGACGGGCAAGTGGCGCATCGAGACGGTGGAGATCAACGGCGACGTCGAGATCGCCGGTGTGCGCGTCTCGCCCGGTGACATCGTCATCGCGGACGAGACCGGTGTGTGTTTCATCCCGATCGCCAGGGCGGCGGAGGTGCTGGAGCGGGCTCTGGCGAAGGCCACCTTCGAGGAGCAGAAGTGCGCGGCGATCGACGCCGGCATGTCCGTAGCCGATCTCCCGACGAATGCGTGAGGCCATGACCGACTCCACCCGGAGACTGCGTGTCTCCGTCCTCGACGACTACCAGGACGTCGTCCGCACCCTCGACTGCTTCAGCAAGTTGCACGGCCATGACGTCATGATCTGGAACGACTCCGTGGCCGACGTGGACGTGCTGGCCGAGCGCCTGGCCGACGCCGACGTACTGGTCCTTCTGCGCGAGCGCACCAAGATCGACGAAGCGCTGCTCAGCCGTCTGCCGAACCTCAAGCTCATCAGCCAGAACGGCCACATCCCGCACATCGACCTCGACGCCTGCACGCGGCACGGCGTGGTCGTGGCCTCGGCCCTGACCTCCCGTCCGTCCTACCCCACCGTGGAGTTCACCTGGGGTCTGATCCTGGCCGGGATGCGCAACATCCCGCTGGAGAGCACAGCGCTGCGCGAGGGCCGCTGGCAGAGCACCGTCGGGCTGGGGCTGCGTGGCCGGACGCTGGGCATCTACGGCTTCGGTCGGCTCGGCTCGATGGTGGCGCGGATCGGTGTGGCGTTCGGGATGGAGCTGCTGGTCTGGGGCCGGGAGGGCTCCCTGGACCGGGCGAAGGCCGAGGGCTTCGCGGTCGCGGAGAGCAGGCAGGCCTTCTTCGCACAGTCGGATGTGCTCAGCCTGCACCTGCGCCTGAACGAGGCGACCACCGGCCTGATCGGTCCGCAGGACCTCGCCCTCATGAAGCCGACCGCGCTGTTGGTGAACACCAGCCGGGCGGAGCTGATCAAGCCCGGAGCGCTGGCCGAGGCGCTGCAAGCCGGCCGGCCCGGTAAGGCGGCGGTCGACGTGTTCGAGCGCGAGCCGCTGACCGACCCGAACGATCCCCTGCTTCGGCTCCCGAACGCCCTGTGCACGCCGCACCTCGGCTTCGTCGAGCGCGACAACTACGAGTTCGCCTACGGCAACGCCTTCGACCAGATCGTGGCGTTCGCCGAGGGCGCCCCGAGCAACGTCCACAACCCCGATGTGCTGAAAAAGGACCACGTGCGATGAACCTTGAGCTCGATGGAGAAGTCGTCCTGATCACCGGCGGGAGCAAGGGCATCGGCCTGGCCTGTGCCCGCGCCTTCGGCCGGGAGGGCGCCCGCGTGGTCATCGTGTCGCGCAGCAAGGACAACCTGTCCGCCGCCCGGGAAGTCCTCGCGGAGGACGGCATCGAGGTCACTACGTTCTCGGCCGATCTGTCCGATGCGGCGCCGGCACAACGGGCGGTCATCGCGACCGAGGAGCAGGTCGGACCGATCGGCGTGCTGGTCAACTCGGCCGGCGGCGCCAAGCGCGTGCCCCCGGCCGAGCTGACGCCGGAGAAGTGGCGCACCGCGATGGACGCGAAGTTCTTCACCTACATGAACGTCATGGACCACGTGCTGCCGCGCATGGTGGAGCGGAAGGCCGGCTCGGTCGTCAACATCATCGGCACCGGCGGGAAGGTCGCCTCGCCGATGCACGCCCCCGGGGGTGCGGCGAACGCGGCGCTGATGCTGGCTTCCGCGGCGCTGGCCGCGGCCTGGGGGCCCGCCGGTGTCCGCGTCAACGTCATCAACCCGGGAGCGACCATGACCGACCGGGTGCAGATGTCCCTGGACACGGAGTCGCGCATGACCGGAAAGCCGCCTGAGGAGCTGCTGCGCCGCAACCAGGAGCGCATCCCGCTCGGGCGGTACGCCGCTCCGGAGGAGGTCGCCGACGCGGTGCTGTTCCTCTCCAGCGCCCGTGCGTCCTACGTGACCGGCGCGTCGCTGACCATGGACGGCGCGCTTACGCCGCTCGTCGTGTGAACGACCGAGCCGAAAACACAATCCGACAATCGGAGGAACAACGATGTTCTCCTGGTACCGCGAGCTCACCAAACGGGAGCGCAACACATTCTGGGGATGCTTCGCCGGATGGGCGGTCGACGCGATGGACGCGCAGCTCTTCAGCTTCGTGCTCCCCGTGCTCATCACCGCCTGGGGCCTGACGACGGCGGAAGCCGGCTACCTGGCCACGGCGACGCTCCTGTCGGCGGCCATCGGCGGCTGGGCCTGTGGCTATCTGGCGGACCGCTGGGGCCGCGCCCGCGTCATGCAGTTCACGATCCTCTGGTTCGCGGTGTTCACGTTCATCGCGGGCTTCGCACAGAACTTCGAGCAGCTCATTGTCGTGCGTGTGCTGCAGGGGCTCGGCTTCGGCGGCGAGTGGGCCGCCGGCGCGGTGCTGATGGGCGAGATCATCCGTCCCGCCCACCGCGGTAAGGCGGTGGGCTCCGTCCAGAGCGGCTTCGGCATCGGCTGGAGCATGGCCTCGATCATCGCCGGTGTGGTCCTCGCCCACGTGCCGTCGGAGTACAACTGGCGGGTTCTGCTGATGATCGGGGTGCTGCCCGGCCTGCTGGTGCTGTGGCTGCGGCGCACCATCGAGGAGCCGGAGCTGTACAAGCAGACGCGCGCCGCCATCACGGCCGGAGGCCGCGGCCCCGGCCTCGGGGCGATCTTCAAACCGGGTGTGCGGGGCGTCACCATCAAGGCGTCGCTGCTGGCGTTCGGAGTGGTCGGCGTCGGCGGGGCGATCGTCAACTGGCTGCCGACGTTCATGAAGACGGTCCGCGAGCTGTCGCCCAGCGCGTCCGGCTACTACCTGTTCCTGGTGACCGGCGGTTCCTTCTTCGGCTTCCTGGCGAGCGCCTATCTCGCCGACGTCCTCGGCCGTCGACGTACGTTCCAGCTGTTCCTGGCCTGCTCCTGGCTGGTGACCATCGGTTACATGTTCCTGCCGCTGTCCGGGTGGGGGCTGGTCCTCATGGGTGTGCCGTTCGGCTTCTTCACGATCGGCAACTACGCCACGCTGGGCCCGTTCTTCACGGAGCTGTTCCCCACCGCGATCCGTGGCAGCGGGCAGAGCTTCGCCTACAACTTCGGCAAGGCGGCCGGCGCCCTCGCGGTCACCTGCATCGGCATCCTCGCCCAGTACATCACCCTGGCCGAGGCCATCGGACTGATCGCACTGCTCGGTTACAGCGTCGCGATCGTCATCACCCTGCTGCTCCCCGAGACGAAGGGCATGGACCTCAAACCGGGTGTCGATGCGATGCCCGCAAGCGCGACACCCAGCGAGTCCCCAGCCGTGTAGGACGGCCGATTCACCGCCTTCCCCACTCCGCTCCAACCGCAGACCGCGCTCTTGATGCTCGCGTCCCGGCTCATCGCCCTTGGGACCAGGCCCTTTTGAGGCCGTAATCCAGCACCGCGGTCGGTCAGGCCACAAGGCCTTCACCGAACGGTTCACCAGGCAGCGACCCCCTAGGGATCGTACGACCCGTCAACCGCTCGTTTCCGCACCACCGTTCAGCGAGGCGAACGCACCCGAAGCCTCGCCCTTCCCGACCAGGCACGCGCGGTCGATGACGCCTGCCCCAATCCCCTGACGGCAGCCCACGTCGCTGTCGGCCGCGCAGGTCGAGGAACGCACGCTTCCCCTCACCGACGCCGAGTGCCCGCCCCACCGAGCGGGCCCGGCGTCCCTCACACGACCGCCCCCGACTGACAAGGAACACAACATGGTCGCCCACATCACGCACTGGATCGGCGGACAGCCGTGGAGCGGCGCCGCCGAGCGCGCCGGGGACATCCATGACCCGGCGACCGGCAGGATCACTGGCCGTGTGGACTTCGCGTCGGCCGCCGAGGTCGACCAGTCCGTGGCCGCCGCCGTCGACGCGTTTCAGGACTGGCGCCGGACATCGGTCGCCAAGCGCGTACAAGTTCTATTCGCTTTCCGGGAGTTGCTCAACGCCCGGCGCGGCGAGCTGGCCGCGATCATCGTCGCCGAGCACGGCAAGGTGCATTCCGACGCGCTCGCCGAGGTGGCCCGCGGCATCGAGGTCGTCGAGTACGCCTGCGGCATCCCGCAGCTGCTCCAGGGCGGCTTCACCGAGCAGGCGTCCACCGGCGTCGACGTCCACTCCGTGCGCCAGCCGCTCGGCCCGGTCGTGATCATCTCGCCGTTCAACTTCCCCGTCATGGTGCCGATGTGGTTCTTCCCCCTCGCGATCGCTGCCGGCAACACCGTCGTCCTCAAGCCGTCGGAGAAGGACCCGTCGGCCGCCAACTGGCTGGCCGCCCTGTGGAAGGAGGCCGGACTGCCGGACGGTGTGTTCAACGTCGTACACGGCGACAAGGCGGCCGTCGACCGGCTGCTGGAACACCCCGGCATCAAGTCCGTGTCCTTCGTCGGCTCCACCCCCATTGCCCAGTACGTCTACGAGACAGGTACCCGGCACGGCAAGCGGGTGCAGGCCCTCGGTGGAGCCAAGAACCACATGCTGGTGCTCCCCGACGCGGACCTCGACCTGGCCGCCGACGCCGCCGTCAACGCGGGCTTCGGCGCGGCCGGCGAGCGCTGCATGGCCGTGTCCGTCCTGGTGGCCGTCGACCCGGTCGGCGACGAACTGGTCGCGAAGATCAAGGACCGGATGGCGGGACTGAGGGTCGGCCCCGGCTGCGCGCCCGCCTCCGAGATGGGCCCGCTGGTCACCGGCGCGCATCGGGACCGGGTGACGTCGTACCTGGAAGCGGGCGTGGCCGACGGCGCAGATCTGACGGTCGACGGCCGCGAGCACCCGATCGCAACCGAGGCCCCCGACGGCCGCAACACCGCGGACGGCTTCTGGCTGGGCCCCACGCTCTTCGACCACGTCAAGCCCGGCATGGCCGTCTACGACGACGAGATCTTCGGCCCGGTGCTGTCCGTCGTCCGGGTCGGCTCGTACGACGAGGGCATCGAGCTGATCAACGCCAATCCGTACGGCAACGGCACGGCGCTGTTCACCAACGACGGCGGCGCCGCCCGCCGCTTCCGGTACGAGGTCGAGGTCGGCATGGTCGGCATCAACGTGCCCATCCCGGTGCCGGTCGCCTACTACTCCTTCGGCGGCTGGAAGGCGTCGCTGTTCGGCGACACCCACGCCTACGGCGAGGACGGCGTGAAGTTCTTCACCCGTACCAAGGCTGTCACCCAGCGCTGGCTCGACCCGTCGCACAGGGGAATCAACCTCGGCTTTCCTACGAGCGATTGAGCACTCCCCACCGCGTATCCACTCGTATCCACAGGCATGGCTCAGCAATTCGGACAGGAACCGCAGGGCCGAACGCGAAGAGTGTGAGCACCGTTGGATGGACAAGCATACGTAACGCCGGGCGCACAGGCCCCACAGCAACATGTTCACGACGAGAGAGGAAGACCATGGCCGCTGCGGAAGCGGAACCGGAATCCCAGCGGATAGGCGTACCCGCCGAGTCCACCGCGGGGGAGACCAGGGTGGCGGCGACACCGGCCACAGTGAGCCGACTTGTCGCGCTGGGGTACCACGTGGTCGTCGAACCGGGAGCGGGCGAGTTCGCCCGCTTCTCCGACGCCGCCTATGAGGAGGCGGGAGCCCGGCTCGGCGACCCCTGGGCGGCCGAGATCGTCCTGAAGGTCAACGGCCCGTCGAGCGAGGAGATCGGCCGGCTGCGCGACGGCGCGACTCTGATCGCGCTCATCGGCCCCGCGCTGAACCCGGAACTGGTCGAGGAACTGGCGCGACGGCCGGTCACCGTGCTCGCCATGGACGCCGTCCCGCGCATCTCGCGCGCCCAGGCCCTGGACGTCCTCAGTTCGATGGCGAACATCGCCGGGTACCGGGCCGTGGTCGAGGCCGCCCACGCCTTCGGCCGCTTCTTCACCGGCCAGGTGACCGCCGCCGGCAAGGTGCCGCCCGCCAAGGTCCTGGTGGCCGGTGCCGGCGTGGCGGGGCTCGCGGCTATCGGCGCGGCGCGCAGCCTGGGCGCCGTGGTCCGCGCCACCGACCCCCGGCCGGAGGTCGCCGAGCAGGTGCGCTCCCTGGGCGGGGAGTTCCTCGCGGTGCGGCCCGAACAGGCCGAACAGGAGGCCGGCGGCGACGGTTACGCCAAGGCCACCTCGGACGACTACAACCGGCTCGCCGCGCGGCTCTACGCCGAACAAGCTGCCGACGTAGACATCGTCATCACCACCGCGCTCATCCCCGGCAGACCGGCTCCGAAGCTGTTCACCGCCGAGGACGTTGCGTGTATGAAGCCCGGCAGCGTGATCGTCGACATGGCGGCGGCGCAGGGCGGTAACGTCGAGGGAACGGTCGCCGGAAAGGCGGTCGTCACCGACAACGACGTGACGATCATCGGCTACACCGACCTGCCCGGCAGACTCCCGACCCAGGCGTCACAGCTGTACGGCACCAACCTCGTCAACCTGATGAAGCTGCTCACCCCCGCCAAGGACGGCCGACTCGTCCTCGACTTCGACGACGTGGTGCAGCGGTCGATGACCGTGGTCCGCGGCGGCGAGAAGACCTGGCCGCCGCCGCCCGTGCAGGTGTCCGCCACGCCCGCGGCCACCCCGGCCCAGGGCCCGGAACCCGCCGCGGTCGCCGCCCCGGCGAAGCCCGTACGCTCCGCGCGGTCGGGATACATCCTCGTCGGCGCGGGAGCGCTCGTGCTCTTCCTGGTGACCGCCTTCTCGCCGAGCGAACTCATCGGCCACTTCACGGTCTTCGTCCTGGCGATCGTCATCGGCTTCTACGTCATCGGCCAGGTGCACCACGCGCTGCACACCCCGTTGATGTCGGTCACCAACGCGATCTCCGGGATCGTCGTGGTCGGCGCGCTGCTGCAGATCGGGCACGGGAACACCGCTGTCACCGTGCTGTCGTTCGCCGCGATCCTGCTGGCGAGCATCAACATCTTCGGCGGATTCGCCGTCACCCGCCGCATGCTCGGCATGTTCTCGAAGGGCTGATCACGGATGACCACCACCACGGCTGCAGAGGCCGCCCATGTAGTCGCCGCGCTGCTGTTCATCCTCAGCCTCGCCGGACTCTCGCTACACCGCACCTCCCGCTCGGGAGTCGTCTGGGGCATCGCGGGCATGGTCATCGCGCTGACCGCCACCATCGGCCTCGCCTCCCGGAGCATCACCGCCCTCGGTCTCGTGCTGATCGCCGTCGCCACCGCCGTCGGCGCGGGCATCGGACTGTGGCGTGCCCGGGTGGTCGAGATGACCGGCATGCCGGAGCTGATCGCCATCATGCACAGCCTCGTCGGCCTCGCCGCCGCGTTCGTCGGCTGGAACGGCTACCTCGACGTCGAAGCCGGGGGCCACTCCGGGCAAGAGATCACCGGCTCGCTGCTGGGCATCCACCACGCCGAGGTCGTCATCGGCGTGTTCATCGGTGCCGTCACCTTCACCGGTTCGGTCGTCGCCTACCTGAAGCTGTCGGCGCGGATCGATTCCCGCCCGCTCGTGCTCCCCGGCAAGCACGTCCTCAACCTCGGCGCGCTGGCCGCGTTCGCCGTACTCACCGTCGCATTCGTCGCCCGCCCCCACACGGGACTGCTCATCGCGGTCACCGTGGTGGCGCTCGCCCTCGGCGCGCACCTGGTCGCCTCCATCGGCGGCGGGGACATGCCGGTGGTCGTCTCCATGCTCAACAGCTACTCCGGCTGGGCCGCCGCGGCCTCCGGTTTCCTCCTCGCCAACAACCTGCTCATCGTCACCGGCGCGCTGGTCGGCTCCTCCGGCGCCTACCTCTCATACATCATGTGCAAGGCGATGAACCGTTCCTTCCTCTCGGTGATCGCGGGCGGCTTCGGGGCCCAGGCGGTGGCGAGCGGCGACAGCGACCACGGTGAGCACCGGGAGATCAGCGCCGAGGACACGGCGGAACTGCTGCGCGACGCCTCCTCGGTGATCATCACGCCCGGCTACGGCATGGCGGTCGCCCAGGCCCAATACCCGGTCGCGGAGTTGGCGCGCAAGCTGCGCGAGCGCGGCATCGAGGTGCGCTTCGGCATCCACCCGGTCGCCGGACGGCTGCCCGGTCATATGAACGTGCTGCTCGCCGAGGCCAACGTGCCGTACGACGTCGTCCTGGAGATGGACGAGATCAACGACGACTTCGCCGCCACCTCGGTCGTCCTGGTCATCGGCGCCAACGACACCGTCAACCCGTCCGCCGCCGAGGACCCGGCCAGTCCCATCGCCGGGATGCCGGTGCTGCACGTGTGGGAGGCGGCGCAGATCGTCGTCTTCAAACGCTCCATGGCCGCCGGGTACGCGGGCGTGCAGAACCCGCTCTTCTTCCGGGAGAACAGTCAGATGCTCTTCGGTGACGCCAAGCAGCGAGTGGAGGACATCCTGCGCAGCCTCGACGCCACCGACGCGCCGGCCCCGGTCATGGTCGGTGCGAACCGCTGAGAAACCCCATCCCACCAAGAGGTACACAGTGACCACGCTGACCGTTCTGCACCCCGGCGCGATGGGAGCGGCCGTAGCCGCCGAGGCGTCCCGGTCGGGTCATCAGGTCCTGTG
Proteins encoded:
- a CDS encoding M50 family metallopeptidase; the protein is MESTAVTSLASLWDEVFGTQPDPDLWVVIATAVAALAAIVPHGVWRLSRNAITIAHEGGHGLIALLTGRTLTGIRLHSDTSGLTVSRGKPTGLGMILTAAAGYTAPPLLGLGGAALLGSGRITLLLWLATILLIAMLVMIRNAYGALTVVLTGGTFVVVSWLAGPQVQAAFAYAVVWFLLLGGVRPAFELQAKRRRGGAGDSDADQLSRLTHVPATVWLVMFHVVSVCALLGGGRWLLSL
- a CDS encoding transposase; this translates as MLAEIGGDPARFADTRGLKAYAGAAPITRASENSRYAGRRRLKNNRLHDAGFLWPSRLWNRVRRSERSLPVPGTAVAGMLAHSGTLQPHARRAPPPSQDSHPVR
- a CDS encoding LysR family transcriptional regulator, coding for MRLDLNLLLVIEAVMLERNVTRAANSLSMSQPAVSNALRRARKLMQDQLFLRAPDGVQPTSRMLAIWPELHRSLATIRSSIAPQHFDPRTDPTGFRLSVTDSLAAEAVCGITLKLRETSPYARVAFAFHTNASSLDAIERGTLDCSVGMFPALPRDIHVRVLRTEHYMCVMRRGHLLARDMTLDQFASADHVLVTPSGMDLGVIDGWLGLQGRTRTIMAVVNHFADALRIVEESDLLTCVPNGFIDGHGQSLIKQHELEIRPLPFEAEKLSYKLIWHERLHNHPAHQWFRSLVSDFCGPPTVSPE
- a CDS encoding RraA family protein, giving the protein MLPKLTGKISPERIRLMRTPRPPQGLIEGFKRITDATSVVSDIMDELGITGAIGTSVLRPTLPTASIVGPALTVRNIVQREPVHETAPGHVNRMAEFEAHNLALPGDIVVIDGVAGISNMGGISAQTGKRQGEAGAVISGGIRDVGHSRRVDYPIWATEITPVTGKWRIETVEINGDVEIAGVRVSPGDIVIADETGVCFIPIARAAEVLERALAKATFEEQKCAAIDAGMSVADLPTNA
- a CDS encoding D-2-hydroxyacid dehydrogenase family protein, whose amino-acid sequence is MTDSTRRLRVSVLDDYQDVVRTLDCFSKLHGHDVMIWNDSVADVDVLAERLADADVLVLLRERTKIDEALLSRLPNLKLISQNGHIPHIDLDACTRHGVVVASALTSRPSYPTVEFTWGLILAGMRNIPLESTALREGRWQSTVGLGLRGRTLGIYGFGRLGSMVARIGVAFGMELLVWGREGSLDRAKAEGFAVAESRQAFFAQSDVLSLHLRLNEATTGLIGPQDLALMKPTALLVNTSRAELIKPGALAEALQAGRPGKAAVDVFEREPLTDPNDPLLRLPNALCTPHLGFVERDNYEFAYGNAFDQIVAFAEGAPSNVHNPDVLKKDHVR
- a CDS encoding SDR family oxidoreductase, giving the protein MNLELDGEVVLITGGSKGIGLACARAFGREGARVVIVSRSKDNLSAAREVLAEDGIEVTTFSADLSDAAPAQRAVIATEEQVGPIGVLVNSAGGAKRVPPAELTPEKWRTAMDAKFFTYMNVMDHVLPRMVERKAGSVVNIIGTGGKVASPMHAPGGAANAALMLASAALAAAWGPAGVRVNVINPGATMTDRVQMSLDTESRMTGKPPEELLRRNQERIPLGRYAAPEEVADAVLFLSSARASYVTGASLTMDGALTPLVV
- a CDS encoding MFS transporter, whose product is MFSWYRELTKRERNTFWGCFAGWAVDAMDAQLFSFVLPVLITAWGLTTAEAGYLATATLLSAAIGGWACGYLADRWGRARVMQFTILWFAVFTFIAGFAQNFEQLIVVRVLQGLGFGGEWAAGAVLMGEIIRPAHRGKAVGSVQSGFGIGWSMASIIAGVVLAHVPSEYNWRVLLMIGVLPGLLVLWLRRTIEEPELYKQTRAAITAGGRGPGLGAIFKPGVRGVTIKASLLAFGVVGVGGAIVNWLPTFMKTVRELSPSASGYYLFLVTGGSFFGFLASAYLADVLGRRRTFQLFLACSWLVTIGYMFLPLSGWGLVLMGVPFGFFTIGNYATLGPFFTELFPTAIRGSGQSFAYNFGKAAGALAVTCIGILAQYITLAEAIGLIALLGYSVAIVITLLLPETKGMDLKPGVDAMPASATPSESPAV
- a CDS encoding CoA-acylating methylmalonate-semialdehyde dehydrogenase; this translates as MVAHITHWIGGQPWSGAAERAGDIHDPATGRITGRVDFASAAEVDQSVAAAVDAFQDWRRTSVAKRVQVLFAFRELLNARRGELAAIIVAEHGKVHSDALAEVARGIEVVEYACGIPQLLQGGFTEQASTGVDVHSVRQPLGPVVIISPFNFPVMVPMWFFPLAIAAGNTVVLKPSEKDPSAANWLAALWKEAGLPDGVFNVVHGDKAAVDRLLEHPGIKSVSFVGSTPIAQYVYETGTRHGKRVQALGGAKNHMLVLPDADLDLAADAAVNAGFGAAGERCMAVSVLVAVDPVGDELVAKIKDRMAGLRVGPGCAPASEMGPLVTGAHRDRVTSYLEAGVADGADLTVDGREHPIATEAPDGRNTADGFWLGPTLFDHVKPGMAVYDDEIFGPVLSVVRVGSYDEGIELINANPYGNGTALFTNDGGAARRFRYEVEVGMVGINVPIPVPVAYYSFGGWKASLFGDTHAYGEDGVKFFTRTKAVTQRWLDPSHRGINLGFPTSD